In Solobacterium moorei, a single genomic region encodes these proteins:
- a CDS encoding nucleoside deaminase — protein MKTHEEYMELALEEARKAEEIDEVPVGCVIVCDGEVISRGHNLKEQLNQAYAHAEMMAIQKAAEVKGNWCLNDCDLYVTLEPCMMCTGIINLSRIRTVYYGTQDPKGGCLETVIDLKKINRLNHYPNIVGNILQKECSEILTNYFRKKREIIKEKKQKNKANIQ, from the coding sequence ATGAAAACACACGAAGAATATATGGAACTAGCTCTAGAAGAAGCTAGAAAAGCAGAAGAAATCGATGAAGTGCCTGTTGGATGTGTCATAGTATGCGATGGAGAAGTTATTTCACGTGGACATAATCTCAAAGAACAACTAAATCAAGCATATGCACATGCAGAAATGATGGCAATCCAGAAAGCAGCAGAAGTAAAAGGAAACTGGTGTCTAAATGATTGCGACTTATATGTAACGCTAGAACCATGTATGATGTGTACAGGAATTATCAACCTTTCTCGTATCAGAACAGTATATTATGGTACTCAAGACCCAAAAGGTGGTTGCTTAGAGACAGTAATTGACTTAAAGAAGATAAATCGACTCAATCATTATCCAAATATAGTCGGAAATATCCTACAAAAAGAGTGTAGTGAAATACTTACAAATTACTTCCGTAAAAAACGAGAAATCATAAAAGAGAAAAAACAGAAAAATAAAGCCAATATACAGTGA
- the dnaX gene encoding DNA polymerase III subunit gamma/tau → MSKQALYQKYRSANFEEVVGQEYIVQSIKNAVREHKVGHAYLFCGPRGTGKTTMARLLAKAVNCEHPEKAPCEECDNCIAANNGTHPDIIEINAANETHVEDIRDLIDRSKLAPMQGHHKVYIVDEVHQLSSAASSALLKTLEEPPENVIFVLATTDPQKLLPTIISRCQRFDFTKLRKDQIKDHLLDIAKKENIYLDEEAAENIAVLCDGGMRDALSIMDQCASYTSDHITAEEVDHIYGLASVEEKINLIHSIHAGNLEDILTRIKKYEHQGIDFQKFTDGMIDILKDVVIYHSTKKDKLLKLISKEQAEKLSGTLSQQTCMHIIEKLFDSKDKFRIATSSASCFEVICLGLIIQPIAETLVVEKRVEVAAQQKEGGYVVPTVELKEPEKPVEQPQVIKEEQKLSKPVKTIVSTSSNELSIDEILTLLVQCQKAIKYKDDEKFNKIHSLFDMESKKYTALLEETRIVASGPDCVVLVTDSKVLANRMNEPKMNQELYQFVRETLGIDKMLYIATNDTMKDATLKFIELKKLGNLPQPKSIVRYTIEKPQEVSAEDKVKAMFNPEILEIEE, encoded by the coding sequence ATGTCAAAGCAAGCGTTATATCAAAAATATCGTTCTGCAAACTTCGAAGAAGTAGTAGGACAAGAGTATATAGTTCAATCAATTAAGAATGCAGTGCGTGAACATAAAGTAGGCCACGCATACCTTTTTTGTGGTCCAAGAGGTACAGGGAAAACCACAATGGCAAGACTTCTTGCAAAAGCAGTAAACTGCGAACATCCAGAGAAGGCTCCATGTGAAGAATGCGATAATTGTATAGCCGCAAATAATGGGACACATCCAGATATAATTGAGATTAACGCCGCGAACGAAACTCACGTGGAAGATATCCGTGATTTAATTGATCGCAGTAAGCTTGCACCTATGCAAGGACATCACAAAGTTTATATTGTTGACGAGGTTCATCAGTTATCTAGTGCTGCATCCAGTGCATTACTGAAGACATTAGAAGAGCCACCAGAAAATGTTATCTTTGTACTAGCCACAACAGACCCACAAAAGTTACTCCCAACCATCATTTCAAGATGCCAGCGCTTTGATTTTACAAAATTACGTAAAGATCAAATCAAGGATCATCTATTAGATATCGCTAAGAAAGAGAATATCTACTTAGATGAAGAAGCGGCAGAGAATATTGCAGTGTTATGTGATGGTGGTATGCGTGATGCGCTAAGTATTATGGACCAATGTGCATCCTATACAAGCGATCACATTACAGCAGAAGAAGTAGATCATATCTATGGACTAGCATCTGTTGAAGAAAAGATAAACTTAATTCATTCAATTCATGCAGGTAACTTAGAAGATATCTTAACAAGAATTAAGAAATATGAACACCAAGGTATCGACTTCCAAAAGTTTACGGATGGAATGATTGATATTTTAAAGGATGTAGTAATTTATCATTCTACGAAGAAAGATAAATTATTAAAACTAATATCAAAAGAACAGGCTGAAAAACTATCAGGAACCTTATCACAGCAAACATGCATGCATATAATTGAAAAGCTGTTTGATTCTAAAGATAAGTTTAGAATTGCGACCTCTTCCGCAAGCTGTTTTGAAGTAATTTGTTTGGGTCTAATAATACAACCGATTGCAGAAACACTAGTAGTTGAAAAGCGCGTTGAAGTTGCTGCTCAACAAAAAGAAGGTGGATATGTTGTTCCTACAGTAGAGCTTAAAGAACCAGAAAAGCCAGTAGAACAACCACAGGTAATTAAGGAAGAACAAAAACTATCAAAACCAGTAAAGACAATAGTTTCTACAAGCTCAAATGAATTATCGATTGATGAGATCTTAACGCTTCTTGTGCAATGCCAAAAAGCAATTAAATACAAAGATGATGAGAAGTTCAACAAGATTCATAGCTTATTTGATATGGAAAGCAAGAAGTATACAGCACTACTAGAAGAGACAAGGATTGTTGCGAGTGGGCCAGATTGTGTTGTATTAGTTACAGATTCTAAAGTACTCGCAAATCGAATGAATGAACCGAAGATGAACCAAGAGTTATATCAATTTGTAAGAGAAACTTTAGGTATTGATAAGATGTTGTATATCGCTACAAATGACACAATGAAAGATGCAACTCTTAAATTTATCGAATTGAAAAAATTAGGTAATTTGCCACAGCCAAAATCAATTGTTCGATACACAATTGAAAAGCCACAAGAAGTATCAGCAGAAGATAAAGTAAAAGCAATGTTTAACCCTGAAATATTAGAAATAGAGGAATAG
- a CDS encoding YbaB/EbfC family nucleoid-associated protein, whose protein sequence is MDIQKLMEQARQMQDNLGKIEEELNATEYEGKAGGNGVKVVVNGRNEVQSVEIADDLMSVDNKEMLQDLILIAVNEAVEKAFQDRESKLGSATSGLNLPGM, encoded by the coding sequence ATGGATATTCAGAAATTAATGGAACAAGCTCGCCAGATGCAAGATAATCTCGGCAAAATCGAAGAAGAACTAAACGCCACCGAATATGAAGGTAAAGCTGGTGGAAATGGCGTAAAGGTAGTTGTAAACGGAAGAAATGAAGTACAGTCTGTGGAAATCGCAGATGATCTCATGTCAGTAGACAATAAAGAAATGTTGCAAGACTTAATTTTAATTGCTGTAAATGAAGCAGTAGAGAAGGCGTTCCAAGATAGAGAAAGCAAGCTTGGCTCAGCCACAAGTGGATTAAATCTTCCGGGGATGTAA
- the recR gene encoding recombination mediator RecR, with product MYPKSLTELIERLKFLPGVGEKTAERYAFSIMEMNLQEAKEFAQAINDVHEKITHCRICGNLSEKEECEICRDDSRNQKQIFVVQSPKDVIAMEKTAEYRGTYHVLNGLISSSKGIMPNDLNIESLLARLPEAEEVILGTNITIDGETTAMYLDKLITSRYPHVLVTRIAHGLPSGGMLDYADEMTLAHALADRRRMK from the coding sequence ATGTACCCAAAAAGTTTAACCGAACTGATTGAACGTTTGAAATTCTTGCCAGGAGTAGGTGAAAAGACAGCGGAAAGATACGCGTTTTCTATCATGGAAATGAACCTTCAAGAAGCCAAAGAATTCGCTCAGGCAATTAATGACGTTCATGAAAAGATAACCCATTGTAGGATATGTGGAAATCTTTCGGAGAAAGAGGAGTGCGAAATCTGTCGTGATGACAGTCGTAATCAAAAACAAATCTTCGTCGTACAGTCTCCTAAAGATGTTATCGCAATGGAAAAGACAGCAGAATATCGTGGTACATACCACGTATTGAATGGTTTGATTTCCTCGAGTAAAGGAATTATGCCAAATGACTTGAACATTGAGTCATTACTTGCAAGACTACCTGAGGCAGAAGAAGTGATTTTAGGCACAAACATCACGATTGATGGTGAAACAACAGCGATGTATTTAGATAAACTCATTACATCACGTTACCCACATGTGTTAGTAACTCGAATTGCACACGGTCTTCCATCAGGAGGAATGTTAGATTATGCAGATGAAATGACACTTGCACACGCATTAGCGGATCGTCGCAGGATGAAATAG
- a CDS encoding formate--tetrahydrofolate ligase, with protein MNIDLKIAQAAILEPIDKIAHKAGIPEEYLEMYGKEKAKVNIKLMETLADKPDGKLVLVTAINPTKAGEGKSTTTIGLADGLSKVGKNVMACLREPSLGPVFGLKGGATGGGYAQVVPMESINLHFTGDMHAITTANNLIAALLDNSIFQGNPLNINPARVTWKRCLDMNDRTLRDITIAQKKKSNGVEREDHFVITVASEVMAILCLSKDLQDFEKRIGRAVVAYTYDDQPVTVDDIQAAGAATVVMKEAINPNLVQTLEHTPTFIHGGPFANIAHGCNSVIATKMALKLADYVVTEAGFGADLGAEKFLDIKCRLAELEPSAVVVVATIRALKMHGGIEQESLDQPNIEAMLAGAKNLQKHIETVQSFKLPFIVAINKFAKDSKEEVDALLAWCQRNNYPVAEADGWAKGSDGMLDLADKVVEITDHACKYQPIYDVEASIETKITKICETVYGSPHVEFSELTKTKIQDFIKHGWDKLPVCMAKTPLSLSDDPTLKGRPEKFVTHITDISVSAGAGFVVVYTGNVLTMPGLPKVPAAVNMGIDENGEIYGLF; from the coding sequence ATGAACATAGATTTAAAGATTGCACAAGCAGCTATCCTAGAGCCAATTGATAAAATTGCGCACAAAGCAGGAATTCCAGAAGAGTACTTGGAAATGTATGGCAAAGAAAAAGCTAAAGTAAACATCAAACTCATGGAAACACTAGCAGATAAACCAGATGGGAAACTGGTATTAGTAACTGCAATCAACCCAACAAAAGCAGGTGAAGGAAAGTCCACAACGACGATTGGATTAGCAGATGGATTATCCAAAGTTGGCAAGAATGTGATGGCGTGTTTACGTGAACCATCATTAGGACCGGTATTTGGTTTAAAGGGTGGTGCAACAGGTGGAGGATATGCACAGGTAGTTCCAATGGAATCTATCAATCTACACTTCACAGGTGATATGCATGCAATCACAACAGCCAATAACTTAATAGCAGCACTCTTAGACAATTCAATCTTCCAAGGCAATCCACTCAATATCAATCCGGCAAGAGTTACTTGGAAGCGTTGCTTAGATATGAATGATCGTACATTACGTGACATTACGATTGCACAGAAGAAGAAATCAAATGGAGTTGAAAGAGAAGATCACTTTGTCATTACAGTAGCCTCTGAAGTGATGGCTATCTTATGTCTTTCAAAAGACCTACAAGATTTTGAAAAGAGAATTGGCAGAGCGGTAGTTGCGTATACATATGATGATCAACCAGTAACTGTAGATGATATTCAAGCTGCTGGTGCTGCCACGGTTGTTATGAAGGAGGCTATCAATCCAAACTTAGTACAAACTTTGGAACATACTCCAACATTCATACATGGTGGACCGTTCGCAAATATTGCGCATGGATGCAACTCGGTTATCGCTACTAAGATGGCACTTAAGTTAGCCGATTACGTTGTGACTGAAGCGGGCTTCGGTGCAGATTTAGGTGCTGAAAAATTCTTAGATATTAAGTGCCGCTTAGCAGAACTAGAACCTTCTGCAGTTGTAGTAGTCGCAACGATTCGTGCCCTCAAGATGCATGGTGGTATTGAACAAGAAAGTCTTGATCAACCAAATATTGAGGCTATGCTTGCAGGTGCGAAGAACTTACAAAAACATATTGAAACAGTGCAAAGCTTCAAGCTTCCATTTATTGTTGCCATCAATAAATTCGCAAAAGATAGTAAAGAAGAAGTGGATGCACTACTTGCATGGTGTCAAAGAAATAACTATCCAGTTGCGGAAGCTGATGGGTGGGCAAAAGGTAGCGATGGTATGTTAGATCTAGCAGATAAAGTTGTAGAGATTACAGACCATGCATGCAAGTATCAACCAATCTATGATGTGGAAGCCTCCATTGAAACAAAGATTACAAAGATTTGTGAAACAGTTTATGGTTCACCTCATGTAGAATTTAGTGAACTTACAAAGACAAAGATTCAGGACTTTATTAAACATGGATGGGACAAGTTACCAGTATGTATGGCGAAGACACCATTATCGCTGAGTGATGATCCTACCCTGAAAGGAAGACCAGAAAAATTTGTGACACATATTACAGACATCTCAGTATCTGCTGGTGCAGGATTCGTAGTTGTTTATACAGGCAATGTACTCACAATGCCAGGACTTCCAAAGGTACCTGCAGCAGTAAATATGGGTATTGATGAAAATGGAGAGATCTACGGATTGTTCTAA
- the mnmG gene encoding tRNA uridine-5-carboxymethylaminomethyl(34) synthesis enzyme MnmG: protein MSDFDIIVIGGGHAGIEAALAAARLKKNTCLLTLKIENIGKMPCNPSVGGPAKGIVVREIDALGGQMAITADKTALQFKMLNGAKGPGVRALRVQSDKLAYKKMMQDVCLKQENLTVIEGMASKLNVTNNKVTGVTLKDGTVLNAKIVIVTTGTYMAGVNMISSEVTPGGPDLEPTTGDLSEFLRELGLRTFRLKTGTPPRILRSSIDFSKTKLEPGTEGFLHFSELTTREDVLPYDKQVSCHMTYTTPETHEYILENLNKSSMYSGVVKGVGPRYCPSIEDKLVRFQDKPRHLLFLEPESLELDTIYLQGFSTSLPRDIQEKMVHSLPGFENAIIKKYAYAIEYDAIDPIQMKPSLESKIIENLFTAGQVNGTSGYEEAAGQGLLAGINACMKLDGKEPLILARNEAYIGVLVDDLTTKGTLEPYRLLTSRAEFRLLLRHDNADQRLIEYGRQVGLVSQERYDAYLAKMENIKKLEQHLSETTFVQDEEKVHAYLTSLGYESDAHIGINGIDLVRRPNVTTKELLATIGEEADEEIANQCDIELKYAGYIEKAKREANKLKEMDSIKLGVNFNYDEVDNLSIEGRQKLMKYKPATMGQASRISGVNPADIAVLAIAIKQGKGR from the coding sequence ATGAGTGATTTTGATATTATCGTCATCGGTGGTGGCCATGCGGGTATTGAAGCTGCACTGGCTGCTGCACGATTAAAAAAGAATACATGTCTTCTCACATTGAAGATAGAAAATATTGGTAAGATGCCATGTAATCCATCGGTAGGTGGACCAGCAAAAGGAATTGTAGTACGAGAAATTGACGCTTTAGGTGGCCAAATGGCGATTACTGCAGATAAGACAGCACTTCAATTCAAAATGTTAAATGGGGCAAAGGGCCCGGGTGTACGTGCACTTCGTGTACAGTCGGATAAGCTTGCATATAAAAAAATGATGCAAGATGTCTGTTTGAAACAAGAAAACCTCACTGTCATTGAAGGAATGGCAAGTAAGCTAAACGTAACCAACAACAAAGTCACAGGTGTTACATTAAAAGATGGAACAGTCCTAAATGCCAAAATTGTGATTGTAACAACAGGCACATACATGGCAGGTGTAAATATGATTTCATCCGAAGTTACACCGGGTGGTCCAGATCTTGAGCCTACGACAGGAGACTTATCAGAGTTTTTACGAGAGTTGGGTTTAAGAACCTTCCGATTAAAGACAGGAACACCACCAAGAATTCTACGTTCTTCAATTGATTTTAGTAAAACAAAACTAGAACCAGGCACAGAAGGTTTTTTACATTTCTCAGAATTAACCACAAGAGAAGATGTATTACCATATGACAAGCAAGTATCTTGTCATATGACATATACAACCCCAGAAACACATGAATATATTTTGGAAAACCTCAATAAATCCAGTATGTACTCTGGTGTTGTAAAGGGAGTAGGACCTCGTTATTGTCCATCCATTGAAGATAAGCTAGTACGTTTCCAAGATAAACCAAGACATCTATTATTCTTAGAACCAGAATCATTAGAGTTAGATACAATCTACCTACAGGGATTCTCCACATCTCTTCCAAGAGATATACAGGAGAAGATGGTACATTCGCTTCCTGGCTTTGAAAACGCAATTATCAAGAAATATGCATACGCAATTGAATACGATGCAATCGATCCAATTCAAATGAAGCCAAGCCTTGAATCCAAGATTATCGAAAATCTATTTACGGCAGGTCAAGTAAACGGAACATCTGGTTATGAGGAAGCTGCTGGACAGGGTTTACTTGCAGGTATTAACGCATGTATGAAGCTGGATGGGAAAGAACCACTCATTCTAGCAAGGAACGAAGCGTATATCGGTGTATTAGTTGATGATTTAACAACCAAAGGCACATTAGAGCCATATCGTTTATTAACATCTCGTGCAGAGTTTAGATTGTTGTTAAGACATGATAACGCTGATCAAAGATTGATTGAATATGGACGTCAGGTTGGGCTTGTCAGTCAAGAAAGATATGATGCGTATCTAGCAAAGATGGAAAACATCAAAAAGTTAGAACAACATCTATCGGAAACAACATTTGTACAAGATGAAGAAAAAGTACATGCATACCTAACATCACTTGGATATGAAAGTGATGCACATATTGGTATTAATGGTATTGACTTAGTAAGACGTCCAAACGTTACAACAAAGGAGCTTCTTGCTACGATTGGTGAAGAAGCTGATGAAGAAATCGCAAACCAATGCGATATCGAACTAAAATATGCAGGCTATATCGAAAAGGCAAAACGAGAGGCCAATAAGCTAAAGGAGATGGACAGTATCAAGCTTGGAGTCAATTTTAATTATGATGAAGTTGATAATCTATCGATTGAAGGTAGACAAAAGCTAATGAAGTATAAACCAGCTACGATGGGACAAGCATCCAGAATTTCAGGTGTGAACCCAGCCGATATCGCAGTACTTGCGATAGCTATCAAACAAGGAAAGGGAAGATAA
- the rsmG gene encoding 16S rRNA (guanine(527)-N(7))-methyltransferase RsmG, producing the protein MTIQELIEKTAELQISLSETQVKQLEQYAQLLVEWNEKMNLTAITEHGEILEKHFYDSILPLGKGKIFGKIADVGTGAGFPGLVWKIVKPELDVSLIEPTGKRCTFLQEVMNRLHLENIHVYNTRAEEQVKTDREQYDVVTARAVANLRVLSELCIPLVKVNGLFLAMKGMQGNVEAKEAAHATKMLGVELEETQDISLYTGDMRVNLYYRKVSHTPQQYPRNYGQIKKKPL; encoded by the coding sequence ATGACAATACAAGAACTCATAGAAAAAACAGCAGAGCTACAAATTTCATTGTCAGAAACACAAGTAAAACAACTTGAACAATACGCCCAGCTTTTGGTTGAGTGGAACGAGAAAATGAATCTCACAGCCATCACAGAACATGGTGAAATATTAGAGAAACATTTCTACGATTCCATCTTGCCATTAGGGAAAGGCAAGATCTTTGGAAAAATAGCAGATGTTGGAACTGGAGCGGGGTTTCCAGGACTGGTTTGGAAAATTGTCAAACCAGAATTAGATGTGTCACTCATTGAACCAACAGGAAAACGGTGCACATTCTTACAAGAAGTAATGAATCGGCTGCATTTAGAAAACATCCATGTTTATAATACGCGTGCAGAAGAACAGGTCAAAACAGACCGTGAACAGTACGATGTGGTTACTGCTAGAGCAGTCGCAAACTTACGTGTCTTATCCGAATTATGCATTCCACTCGTTAAAGTGAATGGATTATTCCTAGCGATGAAAGGTATGCAAGGCAATGTGGAAGCGAAAGAAGCAGCACATGCGACCAAGATGCTTGGCGTAGAGCTAGAAGAAACACAGGATATATCTTTATATACAGGAGATATGCGAGTGAACTTATATTACCGAAAAGTAAGTCATACGCCGCAACAATATCCACGCAATTACGGGCAAATAAAAAAGAAGCCTTTATAA
- the noc gene encoding nucleoid occlusion protein, protein MPSILSIFDRKDTNRIVDIPMEKIVPSRYQPRLVFDEEALRELALSIKENGLIQPITVRKIDDIYEIITGERRFRACKMIGFKEVPCYIMSPNENQAAQMALVENIQRENLTAIEEAKSYLQIMRQSGLTQEQVAQKVGKSQSAVANKIRLLNLPIEIQGAVMETKITERHARALLTVPSDKQKEVFHHIVAAEFNVRQTEDYIASLDDIPKKKHKHQKTKGFSRSTQIAVNTINQSIKLINKMGIQAKVETEDRPQEVCMIIRFPKNS, encoded by the coding sequence ATGCCAAGTATTTTAAGTATATTTGATCGAAAAGATACCAATCGCATCGTAGATATCCCAATGGAGAAAATTGTACCATCAAGATATCAACCAAGATTGGTGTTTGATGAAGAAGCTTTACGTGAATTAGCACTATCAATAAAGGAGAACGGCTTGATTCAACCAATTACAGTTCGAAAGATTGATGATATATACGAAATTATCACAGGAGAAAGAAGATTCCGTGCATGTAAGATGATTGGTTTTAAAGAAGTGCCATGTTATATCATGTCTCCAAATGAAAACCAAGCAGCACAGATGGCACTGGTGGAAAATATCCAACGTGAAAACTTAACTGCAATTGAAGAAGCGAAGAGCTACTTACAAATCATGCGACAATCGGGCTTAACCCAAGAACAGGTTGCCCAAAAGGTAGGTAAGTCACAATCCGCAGTAGCCAATAAGATTCGCTTATTAAATTTACCAATTGAGATTCAGGGTGCGGTTATGGAAACAAAAATTACAGAACGTCACGCACGTGCATTATTAACTGTACCTAGTGATAAACAGAAAGAAGTATTCCATCATATCGTCGCAGCTGAATTTAATGTAAGACAAACAGAAGACTATATCGCAAGTCTAGATGATATTCCTAAGAAGAAACATAAACATCAAAAGACAAAGGGTTTCTCTAGAAGTACACAGATTGCGGTAAATACAATTAATCAGAGTATTAAATTGATTAATAAAATGGGTATCCAAGCAAAAGTAGAAACGGAAGACAGACCGCAAGAAGTATGCATGATCATCCGTTTCCCGAAGAATTCATAA
- a CDS encoding ParA family protein: MGKIIAIANQKGGVGKTTTSMNLASGLSYIGKRVLLVDFDPQGNATHGIGAHKVGFDKTVYDILMRDENVDDVKVTLQMPPLDVLPSTIDLSGADVDMAQYETGREQLLKRKLEAVRNQYDYIIIDCPPALGLLNTNALTAADSVMIPVQCEYFALEGLTQLLSTIRLVQKLWNPRLSIEGVLLTMFDVRTKLSVEVQQEVRKYFKEKVYHCFIPRNVRLSEAPSREQSIFEYDTRSEGARAYAQLVKEVVTQNERIKR; encoded by the coding sequence ATGGGAAAGATCATCGCAATCGCAAACCAAAAGGGTGGTGTGGGGAAAACAACAACATCCATGAATCTAGCATCAGGATTATCATATATCGGTAAAAGAGTACTCTTAGTAGACTTTGATCCACAGGGGAATGCGACCCATGGTATCGGTGCACATAAAGTAGGCTTTGATAAGACGGTATATGATATCCTAATGAGAGATGAAAATGTGGATGATGTAAAGGTTACGCTACAGATGCCACCACTAGATGTACTACCATCAACCATTGACTTATCTGGTGCAGATGTCGACATGGCACAATATGAAACAGGTCGTGAACAACTATTAAAGAGAAAACTAGAAGCGGTTAGAAATCAATATGATTACATCATTATTGATTGTCCACCTGCATTAGGTTTATTGAATACAAACGCATTAACAGCAGCAGATTCTGTAATGATTCCAGTACAGTGTGAGTACTTTGCGCTAGAAGGATTAACACAGTTATTAAGTACAATTCGCTTAGTTCAGAAATTATGGAATCCACGATTGTCTATTGAAGGTGTACTTCTAACAATGTTCGATGTACGTACAAAATTATCTGTAGAAGTACAACAGGAAGTACGTAAATACTTTAAGGAAAAAGTTTATCACTGTTTTATCCCACGAAATGTGCGTTTATCAGAAGCTCCATCTCGTGAACAATCAATTTTTGAGTATGATACCCGTTCGGAAGGTGCGCGTGCTTACGCACAACTTGTAAAAGAAGTAGTTACACAAAACGAAAGGATCAAACGATAG
- a CDS encoding ParB/RepB/Spo0J family partition protein, with protein sequence MAEKKQKGLGRGLDSIFGSNVEQFLDDIQSSAKEVPGRREVEIAIEEIRPNPYQPRKEFDQTALNELADSIRTHGIFTPLLVRKSVSGYDLITGERRLRAAKIAGLKVVPAISVEFTEEQMMEIAILENVQREDLNAIEEAAAYDSLVKKLGYTQEKLAERVGKSREYCANIMRLLKLPSEVQKLVIDKKLAMGHVRPLLGLKDEIEMLDAAEKIMKEKMSVREVEAYVRDINSEEVKPNKTKPEKKRDPIIHDLEHQISVKLGTKVTIQNKKLTIRYTDTEDLNRILEILNCLDEG encoded by the coding sequence ATGGCAGAGAAAAAACAAAAAGGCTTAGGACGCGGTTTAGATTCTATCTTCGGTTCGAATGTTGAGCAGTTTCTTGACGATATTCAAAGTAGCGCTAAGGAAGTGCCTGGCAGAAGAGAGGTAGAAATCGCAATTGAAGAAATTAGACCAAATCCTTATCAGCCAAGAAAAGAATTTGATCAAACTGCGTTAAATGAATTAGCGGATTCCATTCGAACACACGGAATCTTTACACCATTACTTGTACGCAAGAGCGTCAGTGGTTATGATCTAATCACTGGTGAAAGACGTTTGCGTGCAGCGAAGATTGCTGGATTAAAGGTTGTACCTGCAATTTCTGTGGAATTTACAGAAGAACAGATGATGGAAATTGCTATCTTAGAAAACGTACAGCGTGAAGACTTAAACGCAATTGAAGAAGCTGCAGCCTATGACTCACTTGTAAAGAAATTAGGCTATACACAAGAAAAACTGGCAGAAAGAGTTGGTAAATCTCGCGAATATTGTGCAAATATCATGAGACTCTTAAAACTTCCTTCTGAGGTCCAAAAATTAGTCATAGATAAGAAACTAGCAATGGGACACGTTCGTCCACTACTCGGCTTAAAGGATGAGATAGAAATGCTTGATGCGGCTGAGAAGATCATGAAGGAAAAGATGTCGGTTCGTGAAGTAGAAGCCTACGTTAGAGATATTAATTCAGAAGAAGTAAAACCAAACAAAACAAAACCAGAAAAGAAACGTGATCCAATCATCCACGATCTAGAACACCAGATCTCAGTGAAACTTGGCACGAAGGTAACAATTCAGAACAAGAAACTCACAATTCGATACACAGATACAGAGGATTTAAACCGTATCTTAGAGATATTGAATTGCCTAGATGAAGGATAA
- a CDS encoding ATP synthase subunit I encodes MTDYTWKIYYAFVLISFVFLPFHWQWTTGWLLGSFAAFIIYRRTENFARQALSMQSTSGTYLNFAINYALMATVLVISAIFPQYLNVLTCAIGLSTIKLAIIFHVAVIERGR; translated from the coding sequence ATGACAGATTATACTTGGAAAATATACTATGCATTCGTTCTGATTAGTTTTGTTTTCTTGCCGTTCCACTGGCAATGGACGACAGGTTGGTTGTTGGGATCATTCGCTGCATTTATTATCTATAGAAGAACAGAGAATTTCGCAAGACAAGCATTAAGTATGCAGTCCACATCTGGAACATACTTAAACTTCGCTATCAATTATGCTTTGATGGCTACAGTGTTAGTCATCAGTGCAATCTTTCCGCAATATCTCAATGTTCTAACATGCGCAATTGGTCTTTCAACAATTAAATTAGCAATTATATTTCATGTGGCAGTCATAGAGAGAGGACGGTGA